Below is a window of Candidatus Neomarinimicrobiota bacterium DNA.
GGCTATGGACAGACCATCTCCCAGCCTTACATTGTGGCCTACATGTGCCAGCTGGTCCGGCTCGGGCCCCAGAGCCGGGTCCTGGAAGTGGGCACCGGCTCGGGCTACCACGCCGCCGTGATGGCCCAGATCGCCGATACAGTCTATACCATGGAGATCATTCCGGAGCTGGCCGCAAGGTCGAGTGAGACGCTTACTTCCCTGGGGTATGCCAACCTGGTGACCCGCCACGCCGACGGCTACTACGGCTGGCCGGAGGCCGCCCCCTTTGACGTTATCGTCGTTACCGCTGCCGCGGACCATATCCCGCCGCCCCTGATCAAGCAGCTGGCCGACGGGGGGCGCATGGTCATTCCTGTGGGCCATCCGTTCCTCACCCAGCACCTGGTTCTGGTGGAGAAGCAGGATGGCCAGATCAGCTCCCGGCAGCTTATCCCCGTGCGGTTCGTTCCCCTTACGGGGGGGAACTAGCCCTAAGATCTCCATGGACACCCGGTTTCCCTGCGGGCACCGGACGCTGGCCGTACTGCTCTGGGGACTGTCCTTCAGCCTGCTGGCCTATGAGGTGGTTCTGCTCCGCATCCTTACTTACCTCCAGTGGTACCACTTCGCCTACCTGGTCATCAGTCTGGCCCTATTGGGCTTTGGCGCCAGCGGGACCCTGCTGTTTCTCTTCCGGCCCTTCTGGCGTCGTCACCTGGGCGGGGCCCTGACGGGGGCATTCTTCCTGACCGGGATCGCCCTGGCCGCCAATCGGCCCCTGCTGGCCGTCATTCCCATGGACAGCTTCCTGGCCGTGTTGCAGTCCTGGCAGCTGGTGTGGCTCGTCCTTCTCGGCCTGACGCTGTTCCTGCCCTTCTTTTTCGGGGCTTTCGGGTTGATTCTTGTGTTTGATGCGGCTCCTCGCCGGATCGCGCTGTATTACGGCGCCAACCTCCTGGGTTCCGGGGCCGGAGCACTGGGCGGGCTGCTGCTGCTATACCGCTGGCACCCCCTGGATATCTCGCCGCTGCTAGGCCTGATGACCGGGCTGTTGGGGGGCGTCCTGGTGATCAATGCCGTGCTGCGGAAGGGGGGGCCATGGGTGGCAGTGTTCCCACCGTCACGGCTGGCGTG
It encodes the following:
- a CDS encoding protein-L-isoaspartate(D-aspartate) O-methyltransferase, with product MSRRLSLESSLCLLVFAGSALACTQGNDRFIARREAMVTGQIAQRGIDDMSVLAAMRSVPRHHFVPRDARKVAYADRPVAIGYGQTISQPYIVAYMCQLVRLGPQSRVLEVGTGSGYHAAVMAQIADTVYTMEIIPELAARSSETLTSLGYANLVTRHADGYYGWPEAAPFDVIVVTAAADHIPPPLIKQLADGGRMVIPVGHPFLTQHLVLVEKQDGQISSRQLIPVRFVPLTGGN